Below is a genomic region from Timaviella obliquedivisa GSE-PSE-MK23-08B.
ACCCTAAAATTGTGGGCGAACTCAACGGGCAGCAGGTCAAACTCGTTAAGTTTCAAGGTGAGTTTGTTTGGCACCATCACGATACAGAAGATGAATTGTTTTTGGTGGTGCAAGGACGCTTTCGGATGGAATTCCGCGATCGCCAGGTTTGGCTCGAAGCCGGAGAATTCATCATTGTGCCCCATGGAGTTGAGCATCGCCCAGTTGCTGA
It encodes:
- a CDS encoding cupin domain-containing protein, with translation MEKVNLAEKLAVFADHWNPKIVGELNGQQVKLVKFQGEFVWHHHDTEDELFLVVQGRFRMEFRDRQVWLEAGEFIIVPHGVEHRPVAEEEVHVLLFEPATTLNTGNAESNLTVAQLQKI